The following proteins are encoded in a genomic region of Haemorhous mexicanus isolate bHaeMex1 chromosome 11, bHaeMex1.pri, whole genome shotgun sequence:
- the PXK gene encoding PX domain-containing protein kinase-like protein isoform X3 codes for MAFMEKPPAGKVLLDDTVPLTAQIEASQSLHSHTEYIIRVQRGVSTENSWQIVRRYSDFDLLNNSLQISTLSLPLPPKKLIGNMEREFIAERQKGLQAYLDVITTHHILSNCELVKKFLDPNSYSVNYTEIALQHVSMFFRSEPKWEVVEPLKDIGWRIRKKYFLMKIKNQPKERLVLSWADLGPDKYLSDRDLQYAVKLLSSCSHPYIYKITFATANESSALVIRPFSEKGTLKDLIYKAKPKDPFLKKYCNPKKIQGLELQQIKTYGRQILEVLKFLHEKGFPYGHLHSANVMLDGDTCKLLDLENSLLGLPSFYRSYFSQFRKINTLEGVDVHCFGHLLYEMTYGRPPDTIPVETFPPAPSVFVVSVLESILTCEALKNGMPTVSRLLQMPLFSDVLLTNSEKPQFKIPTKLKEALKISKECIEKRLTEEQKLIHQHRRLTRAQSHHGSEEEKKKRKILARKKSKRSANESGEEHSAKYSNSNNSAGSGASSPLTSPSSPTPPSTAGIKFTASDLLPIPFNTLF; via the exons gAATACATAATCCGTGTCCAGAGAGGAGTTTCAACAGAAAACAGTTGGCAG attgTGAGGCGATATAGTGACTTTGACTTGTTGAATAATAGCCTGCAG ATCTCAACTCTAAGTCTACCTCTTCCTCCAAAAAAGTTGATTGGAAATATGGAGCGTGAATTCATTGCTGAAAGACAGAAGGGACTCCAGGCCTACCTGGATGTAATTACTACCCATCACATACTGTCCAACTGTGAACTGGTAAAGAAATTCTTGGACCCAAACAGCTATTCTGTAAATTACACTG aaatTGCCTTACAGCATGTTTCAATGTTCTTCCGATCAGAGCCAAAGTGGGAAGTAGTTGAACCCTTAAAAGATATAG GTTGGAGAATACGtaagaaatatttcttaatgAAAATTAAGAATCAACCAAAGGAACGGCTAGTGTTAAGCTGG GCTGATCTTGGCCCTGATAAATACTTGTCTGACAGAGACTTACAGTATGCTGTGAAACTTCTTTCTTCCTGTTCT CATCCCTATATTTACAAAATCACTTTTGCCACTGCCAACGAATCTTCAGCGCTGGTTATTCGACCATTCAGTGAAAAAGGGACACTAAAGGACCTTATTTATAAG GCAAAGCCAAAAGACCCATTCCTGAAGAAGTATTGCAATCCTAAAAAAATTCAAGGTCTTGAACttcagcaaataaaaacatatgGAAGGCAAATATtagag GTATTAAAGTTCCTCCATGAGAAAGGATTTCCTTATGGCCATCTTCACTCTGCCAATGTGATGCTGGATGGGGATACCTGCAAGTTACTGGATCTAGAAAATTCCTTGTTGGGACTCCCATCATTTTATCGATCATATTTTTCCCAGTTTCGGAAAATAAAT ACTTTAGAGGGTGTTGATGTTCATTGCTTTGGACACTTACTGTATGAAATGACCTATGGAAGACCTCCAGACACCATTCCAGTGGAGACCTTCCCCCCTGCTCCATCAGTGTTTGTTG TGTCAGTGTTGGAGTCCATTCTGACTTGTGAAGCTCTGAAGAATGGGATGCCAACTGTCTCACGGCTCTTACAGATGCC ATTATTCAGTGATGTCCTGCTAACAAACTCTGAGAAACCACAGTTCAAG ATTCCTACTAAGCTAAAGGAGGCATTGAAAATCTCCAAGGAATGCATAGAAAAGCGATTAACAGAGGAACAGAAATTG ATTCACCAGCACAGAAGGCTGACAAGAGCTCAATCTCATCATGgctctgaagaagaaaaaaagaaaaggaagatctTGGCACGAAAA AAGTCAAAACGCTCTGCCAATGAAAGTGGGGAAGAACACTCAGCCAAATACAGCAACTCAAATAACTCAG CAGGCTCTGGGGCCAGCTCCCCTTTAACATCTCCATCATCCCCCACTCCGCCCTCCACAGCAG GCATCAAGTTTACAGCATCTGATTTACTTCCTATTCCTTTTAACACACTCTTTTAA